Below is a window of Acidobacteriota bacterium DNA.
TGCCGCTCGGTGTTGATCTTGTCGATCATCGCGGCCAGCGTGGTCGATTTTCCCGAGCCGGTTGGTCCTGTAACCAGCACCAGTCCGCGGGGCTTGTCGCACAGCTTGCTGACGACAGGTGGAAGGCCGAGCTGGTGGAACGACTTGATTTCGAATGGAATCAGACGGAACACGCACGCCGTGGCGCCGCGCTGGTTGAAGACGTTGGCACGGAAGCGGGCGAGGCCTTTCAAGCCGAACGAGAAGTCGAGCTCGAGGTTTTCTTCGAAGCGATGCTTCTGCGAGTCGGTCATGACGCTGTAGGCAAGCTGCTTGGTCTCGGCCGGGGTCAACTGCGGCAGATCAAGCGGCACCAGATGTCCGTGCACGCGGATTTGGGGCGGCGAGTTGGTGGTGATGTGCAAGTCGCTGCCGGACATCTCCAGCATGCGCCGGAGCAAATCGCTTAATGAGAGCGCCATAGTTTTCCCGTCTTTCCGTATCGTTTCGTTCTTCGTCGTCGGTCGTTCGTCGTTCGCGATTCGTCAGTCGAAGACTACGTTGCTAACGACTAGCGACTAACGACCAATCCCTAGTGAATCGTCTCGCGTGCCACTTCTTCGAGCGTGGTCATGCCTGCCGCCACCTTGATCAGACCGCTGCGGCGCAGCGTGATCATGCCGCGTTCAATCGCTTTCTTCTTCAGTTCAAGCGCCGAAGCGCCCACCAGAACCAGTTCCTTGATTTCGTCGTCCACTTCCATCACTTCGTATAAACCGCAGCGTCCCTTGTAGCCCGTCTTGTTGCAGGTCGCGCAGCCCTTACCCTTAATGATCTGGACCGTCTTCGCCTCTTCCGGCGAGAAACCCTCTTCAATCAGGGTCTGCACCGGCACTTCCACGGGCTCGGCGCAGTCTTTGCAAATGCGGCGGATCAATCGCTGAGCGCAGATCAGGTGCACTGACGTTGCCACCAGGAACGGTTCGATACCCATGTTCATCAGACGGGTAATGGTCTCGGGAGCGCCGTTGGTATGCAGCGTGGACAAAACCAAGTGGCCGGTGAGAGCGGCCTTGATGGCGATTTCAGCCGTTTCGAAGTCACGAATTTCGCCGACCAGGATGATATTGGGATCCTGGCGAAGGAAGGCACGCAGGGCAGCGGCAAAGTTCAAGCCGATCTGTTCCTTCATCTGTACCTGGTTGACACCACCCAGCTGAAATTCGACCGGGTCTTCAGCCGTCATGATGTTGGTGTCGGGCTGGTTCAGCCGTGAGATCGAGGAGTACAGCGTGTTCGTTTTACCGGAACCTGTCGGGCCGGTAACCAGCACCATGCCGTACGGTTTCAAAATCGCTTTCTCGAACTTCACCAGCGACTCGGGCTCGAAACCGAGCTTGGTCATGTCGAGGCGCAGGTTTTCTTTGTCGAGCAAGCGGAGCACGATCTTTTCGCCCCAGAGAGTCGGCAATGTGCTGACGCGGAAGTCGAGCTGCTTTTTCTTCCCGCCGATCTGCATCTTGAGCATAATGCGGCCGTCCTGCGGGAGACGCTTTTCGCTGATGTC
It encodes the following:
- the pilB gene encoding type IV-A pilus assembly ATPase PilB, coding for VVKLIPYETAKRYQILPLSRVGASLTIAMVDPTNVFAMDDIKFMTGFNIEPVVASESSIIEGIDKAYGTSKEEELEQVMQSMNDLGDAADVEVQAEETQMELAELERAADEAPIVKLVNLVLTDAVKRGASDIHMEPYEKEFRVRFRIDGVLQSIMNPPLKLKDAITSRLKIMAKLDISEKRLPQDGRIMLKMQIGGKKKQLDFRVSTLPTLWGEKIVLRLLDKENLRLDMTKLGFEPESLVKFEKAILKPYGMVLVTGPTGSGKTNTLYSSISRLNQPDTNIMTAEDPVEFQLGGVNQVQMKEQIGLNFAAALRAFLRQDPNIILVGEIRDFETAEIAIKAALTGHLVLSTLHTNGAPETITRLMNMGIEPFLVATSVHLICAQRLIRRICKDCAEPVEVPVQTLIEEGFSPEEAKTVQIIKGKGCATCNKTGYKGRCGLYEVMEVDDEIKELVLVGASALELKKKAIERGMITLRRSGLIKVAAGMTTLEEVARETIH